In one window of Zhongshania aliphaticivorans DNA:
- a CDS encoding FAD-dependent oxidoreductase yields the protein MNKHSQYPSIFQPLDLGFTQLKNRIMMGSMHTGLEEVGEPGYQKMATYFAERAKGGVGMIMTGGIAPNPESNVSMMDQESDSAMLYREDQVHQHSLVTTAVKEAAPDCKMCMQILHPGPVTANPDAVSPSGIRSPLGTPNPKIMTEADIEKTISDFANCAALAQKASYDGVEIIGSAGYLISTFLVEKTNQRTDRWGGSYENRMRLAIEVIKRVRQTVGENFIIVYRIAAMEMMEDGSSWDEVVRLAKEIEKHGATIISTHFTWHESRVPTIATRVPRAAFASVTGRLRKEISIPVITSNRINTPETAEDVLAKGWADIVSMGRPMLADPEFVNKTSTGREDEINTCIGCNQACLDHTFQGKRVTCLVNPRACYETEINITPAATSKRIAVVGAGPAGLSFAITAAQCGHKVTLFEASDAIGGHFNMAKVIPGKEEFHETIRYYNRQIELNNIELRLNTYVDADALQDWDEVVIATGIKPRVPEIKGIDNAKVFNYRDAILHPERIGKRVAIVGAGGIGFDVAELLSHAGVSAGLDIDVFAREWGIDFKNHPRGGVAGVEPQVETSGREIYLLQRKAQSVGRTLGTTTGWAHKLSLRRKGVHMLAGVQYEGIDDQGLHIQYQNEAQTLDVDSIVICAGQESDNALYRAIKSKRDNVHLIGGAELAMEIDAKRAIDQGFRLAISL from the coding sequence ATGAACAAACACAGCCAATATCCATCAATTTTTCAACCGCTGGACCTTGGATTCACCCAATTAAAAAATCGCATCATGATGGGGTCTATGCATACGGGTCTTGAGGAAGTTGGCGAGCCAGGATACCAAAAAATGGCGACCTACTTTGCGGAGCGCGCAAAAGGTGGTGTTGGCATGATTATGACGGGGGGCATTGCCCCCAACCCAGAAAGTAATGTCAGCATGATGGACCAAGAAAGCGATAGTGCCATGCTCTATCGCGAAGATCAGGTACATCAACACAGCTTAGTCACTACGGCAGTGAAAGAAGCCGCACCAGACTGCAAAATGTGTATGCAAATACTGCATCCCGGCCCGGTAACAGCAAATCCAGACGCCGTATCTCCCTCCGGCATCCGTTCTCCCCTTGGCACGCCAAACCCCAAAATAATGACCGAGGCCGACATTGAAAAAACGATCAGTGATTTTGCTAACTGCGCCGCACTGGCGCAAAAAGCCAGCTACGATGGGGTCGAAATTATTGGTTCAGCAGGCTATTTAATTAGCACATTCTTGGTAGAAAAAACTAATCAACGCACTGACCGCTGGGGCGGTAGCTACGAAAATCGTATGCGCCTAGCCATTGAAGTAATCAAGCGGGTACGCCAAACCGTTGGCGAGAATTTTATAATCGTCTACCGCATTGCCGCCATGGAAATGATGGAAGATGGTAGTAGCTGGGATGAGGTGGTACGCCTTGCAAAAGAAATTGAAAAACATGGCGCTACCATAATCAGTACCCACTTCACCTGGCACGAATCTCGAGTACCCACCATTGCCACCCGCGTACCCCGCGCGGCATTCGCCTCGGTCACGGGGCGACTGCGCAAAGAAATCAGTATCCCAGTGATCACCAGCAACCGCATTAATACGCCAGAGACTGCAGAAGACGTGCTAGCCAAAGGCTGGGCCGACATCGTCTCTATGGGGCGCCCCATGTTGGCCGACCCCGAGTTTGTAAACAAAACCAGTACCGGTCGCGAGGACGAGATCAATACCTGCATTGGCTGTAACCAAGCCTGTCTTGACCACACCTTCCAAGGTAAGCGCGTCACCTGCTTGGTCAACCCCCGAGCCTGCTACGAAACCGAGATTAATATCACACCGGCAGCAACAAGCAAACGCATTGCCGTTGTCGGCGCCGGACCAGCGGGATTATCCTTTGCAATTACCGCCGCACAGTGCGGCCATAAAGTGACCCTATTCGAAGCCTCCGATGCCATCGGCGGTCACTTTAATATGGCTAAAGTGATTCCCGGTAAAGAAGAGTTCCACGAAACCATTCGCTACTACAATCGGCAAATTGAGCTCAATAATATTGAGCTGCGCTTAAACACCTATGTCGATGCAGATGCTCTTCAAGATTGGGATGAAGTTGTCATCGCCACCGGTATCAAGCCCCGCGTACCGGAGATAAAGGGTATCGACAACGCCAAGGTATTCAATTACCGCGATGCTATTCTTCATCCCGAGCGTATTGGCAAGCGCGTTGCCATTGTTGGTGCTGGCGGCATCGGGTTTGACGTTGCCGAGCTATTGTCACATGCCGGTGTTTCCGCCGGTCTCGACATCGACGTATTTGCCCGTGAATGGGGGATAGATTTTAAAAATCACCCGCGCGGTGGCGTCGCCGGGGTTGAACCCCAGGTTGAAACTAGCGGCAGAGAAATCTATCTTCTGCAACGCAAGGCGCAATCAGTAGGCCGAACCCTTGGCACCACCACTGGCTGGGCCCACAAACTCAGCCTGCGCCGCAAAGGTGTACATATGTTGGCCGGCGTACAGTATGAAGGTATTGACGACCAAGGTTTACACATACAGTATCAAAACGAAGCGCAAACCCTTGACGTAGATTCCATCGTCATTTGCGCGGGTCAAGAATCAGATAATGCACTGTATCGGGCTATCAAGTCGAAACGAGATAATGTGCATCTCATCGGTGGTGCTGAGCTGGCAATGGAAATTGATGCCAAGCGCGCCATTGACCAAGGTTTTAGGCTCGCGATTTCTCTCTAA
- a CDS encoding enoyl-CoA hydratase/isomerase family protein, with the protein MNEFEPQATPYETILVTQEQDMEVVTLNRPKALNSMNPLMMLELQHYFASLRYRQEVRVVLLKSEGKHFCAGLDISPEFAVDISSGSEGMRIQNRVAEIIKLMRACPQPIIAMIQGAACGGGFSLALAADVRIAEPQTKMNTAFTQVGFSACDVGSSYFLTRMLGTSVASELMLTGRYLLADRALSLGFVSAVVEKDQMENEARAIAADMLKVSPMGLRLTKDGINVNVDAGSLSAAISLEDRQQILCGLSDDHHEALAAFREKRTPDYSDK; encoded by the coding sequence ATGAACGAGTTTGAACCACAGGCTACGCCCTACGAGACGATTTTAGTAACGCAAGAGCAGGACATGGAAGTTGTCACGCTGAATCGTCCTAAAGCATTGAACTCAATGAATCCATTGATGATGCTGGAGCTTCAGCATTACTTTGCCAGCCTGCGCTACCGCCAGGAAGTGCGGGTGGTATTACTAAAATCAGAGGGCAAACACTTCTGCGCGGGACTCGACATTTCACCCGAATTTGCCGTCGACATTAGCAGTGGCTCCGAAGGAATGCGCATTCAAAATCGCGTCGCTGAAATCATTAAACTGATGCGCGCTTGTCCGCAACCTATTATCGCAATGATTCAAGGCGCTGCCTGTGGTGGCGGCTTCTCGCTGGCTCTGGCAGCAGATGTGCGTATTGCCGAACCGCAAACTAAAATGAATACCGCGTTTACCCAAGTTGGATTTTCCGCCTGCGACGTGGGAAGCAGCTACTTCCTCACTCGTATGCTGGGTACATCGGTTGCCTCAGAGTTAATGTTGACAGGTCGTTATCTACTGGCAGATCGTGCCCTTAGCTTAGGCTTTGTGTCCGCAGTAGTTGAAAAAGATCAAATGGAAAACGAAGCCCGCGCCATCGCTGCCGACATGTTAAAAGTATCGCCGATGGGACTGCGTCTCACCAAAGATGGCATCAATGTTAACGTTGATGCCGGCAGTTTGAGCGCGGCCATTTCGCTAGAAGACCGCCAACAAATTTTATGTGGTCTTTCCGACGACCATCACGAAGCCCTAGCCGCATTCCGTGAAAAACGCACGCCTGACTATTCGGATAAATAA